A stretch of DNA from Campylobacter gracilis:
CAAACGAGGCGATGTCGCACGACGAAACCACGGGCCGAGCGGGCTTTACGGGCGAAGATCCGTCAAAGCGCGCTTTTTATGCAGGCTATAATGCCGTCGTGAGGGAAAATTTATCCTATAATTCAAGCGATCTAAAAAGCGCGATCGACGGGTTACTCAGCGCGATTTACCATAGATTTGCATTTTTGGATTTTGCCTCGGATGAGATCGGCATCGGTTATTTTGAGCATGGCAAAAAAAGCAGCTACGTTTTTGAGATGGGGAATTCGCGCCTCAACGCCTTTTGCTCGCAAAATTTAAACGACGAAGGAAGCGGCAAATTTCTACTTGGGATGTGTAAAAACGAAACGCTACGGATGAGGGAGGATAAGTTCAAAAGCGCCACAGCGCTGAACTCGCGCCCTTACGTCTATTACCCGAACGACGAGCCCGCGCTTGCGTTTTTCAGCAATGAAATTCCAGATCCCATGCCCGAGTGCAAAATCACCGCAAACCCAGTAAGCGTGGAATTTAATGCCGAGGAACCGCCCGTAGCGATGAAAAGTTTTAAAATTTACGAAGGCGGCAGGGAGCTTCAAAACGTTAAAATTTTAGACAAAAACTCCGATCCTAACGCCATTTTAAGCGATAGGCAGTTCGTGCTTTTCAGCAGAGATGTTTTTAAATTCGACGCCAAATACGGCGCGGAGTTTAATTACGAGCAGAGCGGCAAGCAAAAGACGCTACGGTGGGAGTTTATCACGCAAGCGCCTAAATTTAGATACTTCGTCGTGCAAGGCGGAGAAAATCTAAGCGTAAAAAACGGCGCGTTTTATGATATATTCGTAGCCCCCAAAGACTGCAACGATTTGATGAAAAGCTACAAAACCAGCTACTCCTTTATGGATAAGCCCGAAATTTCAAGCCCCGCAGCGAATATGCTGCGCGTAAAACTAAACGGCGCAAAGGGCGCGAAGCTTGAAATTTCAACGGGTAACGGCGCGATAATAAATCTATATTTAAGCGACGACTCCAAAAGCTACGGCGGCATGGGTAAAATTTACGCCGCAATCGCGGTGGTTTTGACGGCGATCATTTTGTTTTATCTTTTGGCAAGGCGCAGAGGGCGATAGGCGAGACCTATTTCGCGACCTCTGTTTTTGCTTGCGCGCACAGGGGCGCATAATGCCTGTCTAGCGTGAAATTTAATGCAGAGCCCTGCTTTTAAATTTCTAAATTTCATCCCCGTTTATCTCATCCGCAAGCTTTAAAATTTCAGCCTGCACGGCACCTGGCGCATAGATATCCATCCACTCTATCCCATTCGAAGCGCTAAAAAGTACGGCGATCTGCCCCTCGCTCATCGCGCGCTTGGCAAGCTTGGTCGCTGCGGGGCTGTTGCCCATATTTGGCGTTTCGTCTATGTTTATCTCGGCACAGCTGCGTAAAATAGGCGCCAAATCAAACTCTCCCTCGAACAAAATAATAACCGAGCCGCGCCTAAAGCTGCAGGCGTTCCAAAAGATCTCGGCGCCGTTTACGCATTCGCGCGAGAGATCAAGGTGAAATTTACCCCGCTCGCGCACGAGAAAACTAAAGTCGCTTAAGTTTAGCGGGTGCTCCACGCTGCCGAAGGCTCCCACTATACTATCTTTGCGGCCGTTATAGACGTAGGCGGCGAGCGCATTTTGCAGTAGCGGCGCGATGATCTGATCATGCGCGCTGTATGGTCGTCCTCTCTGGCGCGGCCTGGGATCTTTACGAAAAACGGTTTGAAATACTCCATAAACGCTCCTTAAATTTGTAAAATTTGCTCGCTTTTGCTTTTAAATTTAGTGCTCGCGGCGTTTAAATTTAGCCTGCCGTCGCCGCATTTTCGGCTCGTTTTTCAGACGTCGCCGTTTAAATTTTAATCTTGTATCTGCTATCGCAGCTCCTTGCGCTTATGTATCGTTTTTACGCCTATCAATACAACCTTAAGGCGGTTTAGATTTTACACAAAATACTTGCGCGCAGCATCCTTACTCTCAAAGGGGCTTACGCTCAGCTCGTTGCCGTCTATGAGCAGGGTGTAGCTGCGCGCGGCGTCCGTTTTGGCGTATGTTAGCGCCAGCCTCGCCGCAAGCTCTCTATCCGCCTCGCTCGCGCCCCTGCTTAGCAGGCTTAGCGCGCCCACGACGTCGTCTTTAAATTTTATCTCGCTAAATTTTGGATTTTGCACTGCGGCAAGCTTTTTGTTGTCGCTCTCATCCCGCCCGATTATTAGCTTGGCGCCCTCAGGCAGGCGCAGATGACGCCCGAATTTTAAAATTTCGGCGTCCGCGGGCGTTTCGATCTTTTCAAATTTTATCGCATCCTTGATCCGCTCGCTGAAGCTCTGCACGGTCAGCAGACAGCCTCCCGCAGGCGTTTCGTAATCCTCAAAGCCAAACTCCGCCGCTAGCTGCATCTGTCTAGCCCGTCCGCGCCCGCTGATGTCAAGCAGCGCGCCCCTATCAACCCAGCTCTTGATCTCGGGCGTCGTGAGCGGCAGCAGCTTCGCGCACAACGGACGCAGGATCAGCCCCTCCTCATCGCCGCTAAGCCCGCCGACCTGAGCTAGAGCCTGCGCGCGCTGGCTCATCGGGCGCTGTCCGAGCACCTCGCCCGTGATGATGAAGCTCGCCCCTTCGCTTTGCAGCATCGCAAGCGCGGTCTTAAACATATATCCGTGGCAGTCGATGCAGGGGTTGAAGTGCTTGCCGTAGCCATATTTGGGACCAAAAAGCACCTGCTGCAGATATTCGCTTCTGATATCGACGCTTTTAAAATTCGCCCCCGCGGCTGCGGCTCTGCGGCGCATGATCTCGCTCTTATCGTCCTTGCCGCCAAATCCGATATCCATATTCAGCGCGAGTACCTCGATGCCTTGCGAGACGATGAGTTTGACCGCGAGCATGGAGTCAAGCCCGCCGCTAAAGAGCGCCAATGCCTTCATTTCGTTCCTTTACTTGAGTTGATTGATCTTTTTTTGATACTCTAAGATCCGCTCGATCTTGTCGGGCGCGTCGGAGTTTTTAAGCTTTTGCATCAGATCTTGCAGGGCGTTGCGGCGTAAAATTTTGCACGCATCGTTAAAAAGCGCCGCGCCGCCGATCGGCAAAATTTCATCATCCAGCGCAAGCGCACGCAGATTTTCGCGGGCTTCGCTTTCGGCGTTTTGAATATTTTGGGCGCTTTGAGCGCTTTGGATATTTTGAGCGGCGGCTTTACTCTCGCCTTGCTTTGCTACGTTATTTACTTTTTGCTTCTCGCCGCCGTTTGCGCCCTGCTGCGCGGAACCTTTTAAATTTACGGTGCCTGCGGAGCCTTGCCTGTTAAAATTTTGCTCGTTAGAATTCTCACTACTTTTTAAATTTACGCTCTCACCCAGGATAATTTCTCCCGCGCCGCCCGCGGTAAAATTTTCGGAAGCGCTATCTACATTGCCGTCCTCGCCCGCGATGAAATTTTTAAAATTCCCGCCGCTACGAGAGAAAGCCAAAAACGCCTCGAAAATATCGCCGTGCATGCGAAAATCGCGCCGCTCCAAGCAACCGAGCCCAAGCTCCGCCATCTCGCCATCGAGCAGCATCGATTTTATGATCTGAAGCTCCGCGATCTCCTTGCGGCGCAGTAGCGTCCGCCCGAGCCTCGCCGAAGCCGCAGGCGGCGCAGAGCTTTCATAGCGCGCCGTGTTTTGCGCGCGATCAAAATTTCCGCCGTTTAAGCTCCCACTCGCACCGTCCCTGCCGTCTGCGTTGTGCCCTCCGTAAGCGCCGAAATCGCGAGAGCCGAAGCTCCCGCTCTCGTTAAAATTTCGCCCCTCAAAGCCCGCGCCGAAATTTTTACCGCCGCTAGAGAGATTGAAAGAGCCGGGCGAGACGTTTAAAATTTGCGCCACTAAGCTCTGATAGGACTCGGCTAGCACGGGGCCGAGCGCCGCGGTAAATTCTTTGATCTCATTTAGCGCCGCTTCTTTTTGCACGGGGCGAGCGAGGTCGTATTTTTTAGCGATTCTTCGGATCAGAAACTCCCCGCTCTCCATGCCACTAGCATAAATTTGCTCTAGCTCGCGCACCTTGCCCGCCGCGATCATATCCGCAGGATCGGCACCGCCGCCGATTATAGCGACGCTTGAGTCGATCTTATTCAGACATAAAAGCCGCGCCGATTTTATCGCCGCATTGATGCCCGCGGCGTCGCCGTCGAAGCTAAGCACGACGTTAAGCTCCGCGCGCTTTATAAGCGGCAGATGAGCAGGCGTCAGCGCCGTGCCGAGTACCGCTACGGCGTTATCGATGCCCGCTTGATGCAGCATGATGACGTCCATGTAGCCCTCGGTGATGATGAGGGTTTTTTTAGCGATCGCGCTTTTTTTCGCAAGATCGAATGCGTAGAAAATTTTAGATTTATCAAACAGCGCGCACTGCGGCGAATTGACGTATTTGGCTGGGTTATCGCTTATCGTGCGACCGCCGAAGCCCACGAGCTTACTCGCGTGGTTGTAGATCGGAAAGGTGATGCGCTCGATGAAGCTTGCATAAAGCCCGCGCTCGTTTTGCTTTACCGCGCCCGCATTTAGCGCATCTTGCGGCGGAATTTCTTCGTTTTGCAAAACCCTGATCGTCTGCGCGCTAGCTCCTGCGTAGCCAAGGCCGAATTTACGAATGCTTTGATCGCTTAGACCGCGATCGTGCAGGTATTTTACGGCGGCGGGATTTTGATAAAGGCAGCTTTGGTAGTAGGCGTTTAAAATCCCGAGCACCTTCTTCTCTTCGCTGCGCTCCTGGACTTTGGCGCCGGTGTATTGCAGCGCGAAATTATACATCCCCGCAAGCTTTTCGACCGCTTCTGGAAAGCTTATCTTTTCGTAATCTTGGATAAATTTAATCGCGTTGCCGCCCGCTTTGCACGAAAAGCAGTGAAAAATTCCAAGCTTGGAGCTCACGCTCATGCTTGGGTGCGAATCGTCGTGGAAGGGGCAGACGCCCACGAAATTTGCGCCGCTGCGCTTAAGCGGGACATATTTTTCTACGACGTCTACGATATCTACGGTAGCCAGCAGATTTTCTATGCTTTCGTTTTTAATCATAAGCGAAATTATACCCGCACTTTGCTATAATTGCCCTTTATTTTTGCGACGAGGTTTGATTTGGATAATTTTTTCTTAGACGATCGCGACCCGATTTTCGGGCTTATCATGCTGATAAGCATAATCTTACTGGTGTCGATTCTAAGCTACATTTGGGGAGTTTTTTCTAAAAAAAACGAGAGGCAGAGCCTAGAGAATTTTATCAAAAAATTTGACACCCTAGACGCGCTTAGCACCGAGCACAGACAGCTTTTGGCAAGCCCGCAGATAGACATCCCGACGCTTGGAATTTTAGCTAGCTCTTTCGTCAAAAGCGGCGACTTCGAGCGCGCGATAGAAATTTATCTAATCGCGCTAAGTAAGGCTAGCGGCGGCGTGCAGAGAGAGTTTATCCTTACTAATCTTGGTATCGTATATTTCAAAGCGGGCTTTTTAGGGCGCGCCGAAGAGGTGTTTTTGCAAGCGCTGAAGCTGCGCCCCAGAAACAAAGAGGCCCTTACGCATCTTACGGTGATTTATGAGCGGCTGAAACGCTTTAATGAGGCGCTTGAGGTGCTTGACGCGCTGCGCGAACAGGACACCGAAGTATATGCTCAAAGCCAGTTCGAGCGCGCTCAGATCATCGCAAACGACGCCAATACGCCGTTTAATAAAAAGATCGCTAAAATTTCAAAGCTAAATTTCAAAGGCGCGGGGCGGTTCTGCATGGAGCTTTTTATCAAAAATAAAGAGCCTATGGATGGCTTTGACCGCTTCCCGCCGATCGAGCAGGCGATCGATCTGATCTATGATTTCGGTGCAGCGGTAAATACGCAGGATGCGGAGTATAACGCCCTTTTTTACGCGCTTGGAAGAAGCGATCAAAAGCCGCGGAGCGCGAGTAAAATTTTTGAGATCAACGCGCTTATGGCCATGAAGGATGCGGGCTTTGAGGACGCCGGGCTTAGCTTTAGCTACACCTGCGCGAAGTGCAAAAGCTCGGTAGGGCTTTTCTCGCACCGCTGCCCGGTCTGCTACGAGCTAGGCAGCATGGAGATCAGAGCGCAAATTTCGGAGAAAACCGGTGAAATCGGTCAAACTTTTTAGCGACGGCAGCTGCCTTGGAAACCCTGGAGCTGGCGGCTGGGCTTACATACTGCAATACGGCGACGCGATAAAAAAGGCAAGCGGCGCAGAAGCGATGACGACCAATAATCAAATGGAGCTAACCGCCGCTATAATGGGGCTTAGCGCGCTTAAGCAGCCCTGCCGCGTCGAGCTTTTTACCGATAGCGAATATGTCGTTAAAGCGATAAGCTCCTGGCTCGCAAAGTGGGTCGCTACCGATTTTAAGGGCAAGAAAAACGCAGATCTGTGGCGCAGATACCTTGCGGCGGCGGCGCCTCACGAGATCAAAGCCTCCTGGGTCAAGGGGCATGCGGGACATCCGCAAAACGAGGAGTGCGATGCTATGGCTCGCGCGGCGGCGGAAGCGATAAAGGGCTAAAATTCTGCGGCGAAGCTTGCGGTTGCGCGGATTAAGCATGGATTTGCCCGCGTTTGCTTTGCACGCAGAGCCGCTTCGGCGTAAATTTTATTGCCCGAAGCCGGTTTTAATGCGTTCGCTCACGCAATCGAGCTCTTGTATTTGAGGGCAGGCGTGTTTTTGGCGAAGATTAAATTTACGGCGAGCGAGCTTTAGCGCGGCTTGCGTTAGAATTAGCGGGCTACGTTTAAATTTTATTCGCCTCAGATCGGCGTCAGTGCGTTTCATTCGCTGCGTTGGTGCAAATTCAGTGCTGGCTGTGCTCGCGTTCGCTTCGCTTGCGCAGGTTTTGTTCGCACCGGATACCGTTTGCGTGCGAGCCGACGCGGATTTCGTAAAATTTTATAATAAAGGGCAAAGATGCAAAATTTAGAAAAACTGCAAGAAAAACTGGGCTATAAATTTAAAAACCAGACCCACCTCAAGATCGCTCTTACGCACAAAAGCGCCAAAAACGGGCACAACAACGAGAGACTGGAATTTTTAGGCGATGCGGTGATGGATCTGATCGTGGGCGAGTATCTTTTCAAAAAATTTAGCAGCGACGAGGGCGATCTGAGCAAGCTGCGCGCCGCACTCGTGAACGAAAGCAGCTTTTCTAAATTTGCAAAATTTTTGGGCATCGGCGAGAACCTGAATATGTCGCTGTCCGAGGAGCGCAACGGCGGGCGCGAGAAGCCATCGCTGCTTTCGGACGCCTTTGAGGCGATAATGGGCGCCGTCTATCTTGAGAGCGGGCTGCAAAACACCGCCCGCATCGCGATTGCAATCTTAGAAATCCTCTATCCGCGCATCAGTTTTAACGAGCTTGTGCGAGACTACAAAACCGCGCTGCAAGAGCTCACACAGGCAAAATTCGGCGTCACGCCCGAATATATCCTTTTAGGCTCGAGCGGCCCCGATCACAAGAAAAGCTTCGAAATGGCGGCGCTTGTTGGCGGCAAGTGGCTCTCATCCGCCGTGGGAGCTAGCAAAAAGGAGGCCGAGCAAAAATGCGCGCAAATCGCGATTGATCTTTTACAAAACAGCGCCTCGCACGGCACTAGCGCGCAAAATAGCGAGCAAACAGCATGCGCCAGTGACGCACAAAGCGGCGCGAACTGCGCACAGGATGGCAAAAAAGGCTTACGAGGCGGTAGCGGACGGGCGCAGGATAGCAAAAAGGGCGAGCATAATAATCGAGGTGGCACGCCGAGCGCTAAAAAAAGCAATGAGCGAAACGGGCGTGATACGGATAGACAAGGCGGCGGCGAACAAGGAGGCGCGCTATGAATACTTTCGGCGAGAGATTGCGCCTTAGCACCTTCGGCGAAAGCCACGGCACGGCGATAGGCGGCGTTTTGGACGGATTGCCGGCTGGTCTGGAGATCGAGATTTCAAATATACAAAGCGAGCTTGATCGCCGCAAACCGGGCGGCAAATACGCTACGCCGCGCAAAGAAGCCGACGAGATCGAAATTTTAAGCGGAATTTTTGACGGTCGCAGCACCGGCGCGCCGATCGGATTTATCATCCGCAACGCAAACCAGCACTCGAAGGATTACGAAAATCTCAAGGATATTTTCCGCCCCGCACACGCCGATTTTTCGTATTTTGCCAAATACGGACTGCGCGATTACCGAGGCGGCGGGCGGGCAAGCGCGCGCGAAACCGCCGTGCGCGTGGCTGCCGGAGCGTTTGCGCAAATCCTGCTAAATCACTTTAAAATTTCCGTAAAAAGCGGAATCTGCGGCGTGGGCGAAATTTACGCGGAAAATTTAGACTTCGACTTTGCGCAAAACAGCGAAATTTTCGCGCTCGATCCCGCTGTGGAGAGCGCGCAAAAGGAGCTAATCCTAAGCGTCAAAAATGCGGGCGATAGTATCGGCGGCTACGTGCTAACGCGCGTCACGGGCGTGCCTGCGGGGCTCGGCGAGCCGCTGTACGGTAAGCTGGATGCGGCGCTTGCGGGCGCGATGATGGGCATAAACGGCGTAAAGGCCGTGCAGATCGGTGCAGGAGTGAAGGCAAGTACGCTAAAAGGCAGCGAAAATAATGACTTTATGTGCGCTAGCAATGATGCGATCCGCACCAACGGCGGCAAGATCGGCGCAAATTTTGCGAGCAACAACGCAGGCGGGATCTTAGGCGGCATAAGTAGCGGCACGCCTATCGAGATAACAACGCATTTTAAGCCCACTCCGAGCATTTTCATGGCGCAGCGCAGCGTGGACGTGCGCGGCACAGACGCGGTCTGCGAGCTGCGCGGACGGCACGATCCGTGTATCGCCGTGCGCGGCAGCGTCGTAGCTACCGCAATGGCGCGGCTGGCGATCGCCGATGCGCTGCTGCTAAACGCGAGCGCGACGCTAGGGAATTTGAAGCGAATTTACGGCGAGGATTAAATTTAAAAGAGTCGCCCTTTAAATTTTGCGAAATTTCATTAAATTTAAGGGCCGAGCGATGAAATCCCCGCGAGCTAGGCGGGCAAATTTTAAATTTACGCGGTAGACCTATCGCGACAAGGAGGGCAAATGAGACTTGAGCGTATCGGCGAGGGCTCGGCACTGATCGCGCGCATAGAGGCGATCAACGTCGCGGCGTTCCCCGAAATCGAGCGTATCAGCATAAAAAATTTCTTAAAAATGTCGCGCAAAGGACAGCTTGAAATCGCGGCGATTTTCGAGGATTTTACTGCCCTGGTCGCTGGCGGCGCGGCTGATAAACATCACGCGGCGGCGGGTAAGAGCTTTGAGGTATCAAATTTAACGAGTAAAAATTTCAAAGTACAGGCGAACGCAAGATCAGAAGCGCTAAATTTGAAGCGAGATCGAGACGGCGGGTGCGACGATGCGGCGCATGAGAATTTTAAGGCGGCGAATTCAAAGAGCGAAAATTTTAAAACGGACGATCTGGCTGGTAAAAGTTGCGGTATGCAGGGCGCAGCGAACGAGAATTTATGCGTGCGCGGGCAAAATTTCGGCGCGACGGATCGAAAATACGGCGCTTTAGACTGGAATTTTGATGCGGCGAATTTGGGCGCTTCGATTCAGGACCTTGAAACGGCGGATCAAAAATTCGGCGCCGCGGAGGCGAGCTCGCAAAATACGGATCAGAGTTGTGGCGCAAGGACCTCCGCTCTTTCGAACGTTATAAATTCTATCCACGATGAAGCGGCGCAGCGAGATTTTTGCGGAACGGCGGGGCAAGACTTCGTAAGCTGCGCGGCGCAAAATTTAAACGGCGAGGAGCTCGTTGGGTTTTGCGTCTATAGGACCGAGCAAACCTACAAGCGCGCGGTTTTGCACCACAAACAGCCGCCGCCTCGATTAAATGCGGATAAAATTTTAAAATCCAAAGCCCATAGCGGCGCGGAATTCGCTTGTAATGCGGGATCTTTCGGCGCTGCGAGTAATGAAATTTCAGATTTAAGTGCTGGCGACGGGACTTTGGGCGCGGGCCAAGGGCTAGCGAGCGATAATATAAAACGTGCGGACGGCGATTTAAAGCAGGCAAGTGCGGAAGAAATTCTATATCGCGGTGCCACGACAGATAAAATTTCAAATGTGAGCGCGCACGGCAAAATTCTACCGAGCGCCACGGAGAGCGAAATTTTATCCGATGCCGCAAGGGGAAAGATTTTGTGCTACGATGAGAGCGAGATTTCGCACCGCGATGAAAGTAAAATTTCGCGTTGCAAAAAAAGCGAATACTCAAGCGGCAAGCAGGGCGAGTTTTTTTATGTAGCGTACCTTGCGATCGATACGAAATTCCGCGGGCTAGGGCTTGGCTCAAAGCTGCTCGCGCTCATCACCGAGCAAAATCCGCGCGCGCAAATCGTCCTTGACGTCGAGCCGCCGCACGAGGATGCGTCCAATCTCGCGCAGCGCCTGCGCCGCATAGAATTCTACGGCAGGCACGGCTTTAGACGCTGTGGCAAGTTTTTCAACTACGCGGGGCTGAGCTTCGAGATCCTTGCTAAGCCGCCGCTAAGCGCGCCGCAGCAGGGGTTTGACGTAGCGAGCTTCGTGAAATTTATCGGCGCGGGCAATAAATTTAGATTTAAAATCACCGACGCGCCGCTATACAAAAACTAATGTAAAAGCCCGAATTCAGCCTCATCTGCGACGATACGTTTTATAGAATTTTCTCCGTAGCGATCCTTGCGTTTTTTTGCATTTTTATCTCTTTGGACATCGGTGGATCGGGGGAGCTGTTTTACACGGACAGTCCGCTACGCTCGCAGCGAGCCAAATCTAGCTTGACGATCGTTTTTGTGTTTTTAGCGTTACTTTATCTGCGAAGCGGTAGCAAAGAGGCGGCACGCGTGGAATTTGACGAGCTTAAAATATCCTTTCGCAGAGGGCTAGACAAATACGATCTTATGCTTGGATGCGTCGATCTGATAGAGCTGTCGCTCGGCTTCGTGCGGACGTTTCGCGTGCCGTTTATAAGCTACGAGCGGTTTTTGAAACTGCAAGAAATTTTAAAATTCTTGCTTCTTTTCGCATACGTCGCGGGCGTGTTTTTGACGATCAAATTCGGCTTTGCCGAGGCTGCGATCTATGCAGCGGCGGGCATTTTTGCGATTTTGATCGCTTCAAAGCTCGTAGTCGCGCGAAGGCTAGACGGACGAGTGGGGCTACGACTGCGCGACTGCCTGCTACTGCGCGGGAGGGACGATACGGGCGCGGTGGTATTTTTTTGCATCCGTCCTAGCCGCGCCGAGCGTGAGGCTTTACGCATATATTTCTTGAAAAATTTCAGCTACGACATTAAGGCGTGAAATTTTTCGGTTTTCAGCGTAAAATTTAGACCCGCGGGGTAGAATTACAAAAATTTTTACACGGAGCAAACAATGAAAAATTTCTTTCTAGCCGCAATAGTTTGCGCGCTTTTTAGCGGTTGCGCATACGAAGCGCAGTTTAATCAAAACGCCGATGTGGCGCCGTTTGATGACACTATAAGCGCGACTAACGCCATGCAAAGCGCGCTCATTTATATCCCTAGCGAGCTAATGGGGACGAAAAGCTACGCCGCAAGCTCGAAGCTAGGCAGAGACGATGAGCTTAAAATCGATGTCGGCGAGTTCGTCGCAGGCGAGGCAAAGCGCTTCTTTGGCACCTACCTAAGGCGCGTGAGCGTCACCGACGACGAAAAAGCGCTGCAAGGCAAAGGGCTCGTCATCGCACCCGAGCTTAGCTCATTCGGCTTTGGCTTTTACAGCTCCGACGGCATCGACGTTTCGGCAAAGCCCTATGTGCGCTACAATCTACGTCTAAAAATGTTTAAAAACGGAAAGCCGATCTACAACCAAAATATAGCCGTAAACGAGCGCAACTTCGGCGAGGAGGAATTCTTCGGCGGCGGTCAGGGCTCATACGCGCAGATCGGCGGGATCTTTCAAAAATCTATGGCGAATGATTACGCCGTACACGCTAGAGAGATTTTGGACGTAATCAACGATAACTAATCGTGCTCGCGCCTTTGTGCGTGGTAAGCGGCATCTGGTCGATTATTTTTGCCCGCCGTCTTGTGGTAGAATTTGTCGCGGCGATCTTACGGCATGCGCTTGCGGATCGTTGCGCATAAGCTCTATCTAGCGATATAATTAACATGGCTTTAAAGCTCCCATAGACGCGTTTTCTTGCGGGATTTACTCATTTGCGGCATTAAATCCTTTTGATGCCGAGTTTGCCGGCGCTCTAGGCATCAAATTTAATCCCGCAAGCTGGGTTAAATTCCGTAAAATCACGTTATGAAATTAACTTGGTAGCCCATATTTAAGTGCAGTAAGCCGATAAATTCCGCACTTTGGCATATCGCCTAATTCCGTTTTTTAGGGCTAAGCTCCGCAAATAAACTTTTCATGTTCGTTGCTGCACTTGTATAAAATTCCATATTCGCGGCACCAAGCTGTGATAATGTTCAGCTCAAAGCGGTCGTGGAAGGTATCAATAAGAGTGCGCCGATGCGAGTCGACGAGATTACCACATTAACGGGTGCTGAGTGCAAGGATGGTAGCTTCATCTATAACTACGAGCTAAATGACGGCATGGGAATGAAATTTGACAGTGTCGGAAATGATCAAAAAACCGTGATACAAAATGTCATAGATAGCCAAAATAAGCAAATTTTTTGCAATCAGATGAAGGTAATGCATCCGCTAATAAACAGCGCGATATGGAGCTATAAGATAAAAAGTGGCGAAGAATTTATAAGGGTAGAATTTAAGCCTAGCGACTGCAAGTAGGGCTTGCGCGAGATTTAAAATTTAGCGCGGCGTGAGCCTTTGCCTGCTCGCCCGCGCCGAATTCGCTTAAAATTTATCCGCTTCGCTTTCGATTTCGCCTGTGCAAAAGTAACATGTTAAAATCTCTGCTTGACTTTTACTGCGCCGCCGCGTATAGCATGGCGCGGATCAGCGTGTATTTCGCCATCACAAAGCGCTAAAACGCGCCAAGTCCTTTTTAAGCCGCGATCTAATGCGTCAGGTTCTGCCAGTGGCGTTTTTCATTAAAATTTGACTATTTCACGCGGAATTATATCTATGTAGCAGCGCAAACACCGCGTAAAGCTTTCGCGCGAAATTCTATAATTTGCGCGGAATTTTATTTGAAACAGCATCATAGATTTTGGGTCAAAATTTTATGATTTATTACGCTGCATTTGCAGCGATAAAATCTTGCTAAATTTTATCCGCGACCTGCTCGCATAAAATTCTGCGTCAAACCATAAGCTTGCTCACAAGCTTGTAGATGTGTCAGCCGCCAATGTGCCGCCACACAAAACGCGACTCATCAAATGCCTCGCTTGGGTTTTAAAATTCACCGTTCGCAGCTATTTTTATCAAGCTTTAGCTGTATCGGCGGCAAGCCCTCTATCTCGTAATTTAACACCATCGTTTTGCCAAGCTCCCGCAGGCGCCGCGAAAAAT
This window harbors:
- the aroC gene encoding chorismate synthase — translated: MNTFGERLRLSTFGESHGTAIGGVLDGLPAGLEIEISNIQSELDRRKPGGKYATPRKEADEIEILSGIFDGRSTGAPIGFIIRNANQHSKDYENLKDIFRPAHADFSYFAKYGLRDYRGGGRASARETAVRVAAGAFAQILLNHFKISVKSGICGVGEIYAENLDFDFAQNSEIFALDPAVESAQKELILSVKNAGDSIGGYVLTRVTGVPAGLGEPLYGKLDAALAGAMMGINGVKAVQIGAGVKASTLKGSENNDFMCASNDAIRTNGGKIGANFASNNAGGILGGISSGTPIEITTHFKPTPSIFMAQRSVDVRGTDAVCELRGRHDPCIAVRGSVVATAMARLAIADALLLNASATLGNLKRIYGED
- a CDS encoding GNAT family N-acetyltransferase, which produces MRLERIGEGSALIARIEAINVAAFPEIERISIKNFLKMSRKGQLEIAAIFEDFTALVAGGAADKHHAAAGKSFEVSNLTSKNFKVQANARSEALNLKRDRDGGCDDAAHENFKAANSKSENFKTDDLAGKSCGMQGAANENLCVRGQNFGATDRKYGALDWNFDAANLGASIQDLETADQKFGAAEASSQNTDQSCGARTSALSNVINSIHDEAAQRDFCGTAGQDFVSCAAQNLNGEELVGFCVYRTEQTYKRAVLHHKQPPPRLNADKILKSKAHSGAEFACNAGSFGAASNEISDLSAGDGTLGAGQGLASDNIKRADGDLKQASAEEILYRGATTDKISNVSAHGKILPSATESEILSDAARGKILCYDESEISHRDESKISRCKKSEYSSGKQGEFFYVAYLAIDTKFRGLGLGSKLLALITEQNPRAQIVLDVEPPHEDASNLAQRLRRIEFYGRHGFRRCGKFFNYAGLSFEILAKPPLSAPQQGFDVASFVKFIGAGNKFRFKITDAPLYKN